One window of Paenibacillus sp. FSL K6-3182 genomic DNA carries:
- a CDS encoding sulfurtransferase, giving the protein MTYFKKADWVLEQLGVNGTVIVDARYALNDSEAGKRAYTEAHIPGAYYLNLSEDLSSPKRPNGEGGRHPLPEPRVLADILERIGIGNHMTVIAYDDQGGAMASRLRWLLQWLGHDGQVYLIEGGFAGWQAAGYPVSKDVPSLIEGIKFNVNVRDEMLVSQADVKARVGKVGTVVIDSREAPRYRGEVEPLDPKAGHIPGAINRFWNEGKRADGSWKSPEEQKLRFNGLSQDDEIIVYCGSGVTATPNVFALQDAGFRNVKLYAGSWSDWSSSKENPVAVGEE; this is encoded by the coding sequence ATGACCTATTTTAAAAAAGCGGATTGGGTGCTGGAGCAGCTTGGTGTGAATGGTACGGTAATTGTGGATGCGCGCTACGCGCTTAACGATTCCGAGGCGGGTAAGCGAGCGTATACAGAAGCTCATATTCCCGGTGCTTATTACTTGAATCTAAGCGAGGATCTCTCCAGTCCAAAGCGTCCGAATGGAGAAGGCGGTCGTCATCCATTGCCGGAGCCGCGGGTGCTAGCAGATATTCTTGAACGGATTGGCATTGGCAATCATATGACAGTTATCGCATATGACGATCAAGGCGGCGCGATGGCATCCCGTCTGCGCTGGCTGCTGCAATGGCTTGGGCATGATGGACAAGTCTATTTAATAGAGGGCGGATTCGCAGGCTGGCAAGCGGCGGGATATCCGGTTAGCAAGGATGTCCCTTCTTTAATAGAAGGAATTAAATTTAATGTAAACGTTCGTGATGAGATGCTTGTTAGCCAAGCTGATGTAAAGGCTCGAGTTGGCAAAGTGGGAACGGTGGTCATCGATTCCCGTGAAGCCCCTCGCTATCGCGGCGAAGTAGAACCGCTTGATCCTAAGGCTGGGCATATTCCAGGCGCGATCAATCGATTCTGGAACGAAGGCAAACGCGCCGACGGCAGCTGGAAATCACCAGAGGAGCAGAAGCTTCGCTTCAACGGATTATCGCAGGACGATGAGATTATCGTGTACTGCGGCTCAGGCGTGACGGCTACGCCGAACGTATTCGCATTGCAAGACGCAGGCTTCCGCAATGTGAAGCTGTATGCGGGGAGTTGGAGTGATTGGAGTTCCAGTAAGGAGAATCCGGTTGCGGTAGGGGAAGAGTAA
- a CDS encoding SDR family NAD(P)-dependent oxidoreductase, producing MGKLQNKVAVITGGASGIGAATARLFVLEGAKVVLVDLNEEKGKAFENELKALNAEALFIKANITSEEEVANIFKQTVEAFGKVDVVFNNAGIGRVHPSHDLEYSEWRNTVNVDLDGVFLVAREAIREMLKMGGGTIVNTASMYGWVGSPGSAAYNAAKGGVINLTRSLALEYAEQNIRINSLCPGFIDTPIIPEESKQVLAGLTPMKRLGKAEEMAKAVLFMACDDSSFMTGNSLTVDGGYTAQ from the coding sequence ATGGGCAAACTACAAAACAAGGTAGCTGTGATTACTGGGGGAGCATCCGGAATCGGTGCAGCTACAGCACGTTTATTCGTTTTAGAAGGAGCCAAAGTGGTTCTTGTTGATTTAAATGAAGAAAAAGGAAAGGCGTTCGAGAACGAGTTAAAGGCGCTTAATGCTGAAGCATTATTTATTAAAGCAAATATTACAAGTGAAGAAGAAGTCGCCAATATCTTCAAACAAACCGTTGAAGCCTTCGGCAAAGTGGATGTTGTATTCAACAATGCAGGGATTGGGCGCGTTCATCCTTCGCATGATTTGGAGTACTCCGAGTGGCGCAACACAGTAAATGTCGACTTGGATGGCGTCTTCCTGGTAGCACGTGAAGCCATCCGCGAAATGTTAAAAATGGGCGGAGGTACGATAGTAAATACGGCGTCTATGTACGGCTGGGTTGGTTCGCCCGGCTCGGCAGCCTATAATGCGGCAAAAGGCGGCGTGATTAATTTGACTCGCTCTCTTGCTCTTGAATATGCAGAACAAAATATCCGCATTAACTCATTATGCCCAGGTTTCATTGACACACCCATTATTCCCGAAGAAAGTAAACAAGTATTAGCCGGACTCACTCCGATGAAGCGCCTCGGTAAAGCGGAAGAAATGGCAAAAGCCGTACTTTTCATGGCATGCGATGACTCATCATTTATGACTGGAAATAGCTTAACCGTTGATGGCGGATATACAGCTCAATAA
- a CDS encoding class I SAM-dependent methyltransferase, translated as MKLNEVFEVNSNNYENLYEKEEAFLRYPADWVIRFHNMFLKNNIPSGGKVLDYGCGSGNNAAFFMQKGYSVNGVDVAPSFKNLVARNLQMNNIDESLINNFSLIKPDTTTLDFPDNHFDFILSNQVLYYLPTEQHLKSVCSELNRILKPGGYVFFTMMGPQNYYITHHLKKIHHERIYEISIDDKAHRLNGVKELIYTVKDEEDLCQLFDTFEPVTVGYFDQKMFDLYSNFHYIFVGKKK; from the coding sequence ATGAAACTAAATGAAGTTTTTGAAGTAAATAGCAATAATTATGAAAATTTATATGAGAAAGAGGAAGCTTTTTTACGATATCCTGCAGATTGGGTTATTAGATTCCATAATATGTTCTTAAAGAACAACATTCCTTCGGGTGGGAAAGTGCTGGATTATGGGTGCGGCTCAGGGAATAATGCAGCTTTCTTCATGCAGAAAGGATATTCTGTTAATGGTGTCGACGTAGCCCCATCATTTAAAAATTTAGTTGCAAGAAATCTTCAAATGAATAACATTGACGAGTCACTTATTAATAATTTTTCTTTGATTAAACCTGATACAACCACTTTAGATTTCCCTGATAATCACTTTGATTTCATCTTATCTAACCAAGTTCTATACTACTTGCCTACAGAACAACATCTCAAATCTGTATGTTCGGAATTAAATCGAATCCTTAAGCCCGGAGGGTATGTTTTCTTTACGATGATGGGACCACAAAACTATTACATTACTCACCATCTAAAAAAGATACATCATGAAAGAATTTACGAAATTTCTATAGATGACAAAGCTCATAGACTAAATGGAGTAAAAGAATTAATTTACACCGTTAAGGATGAAGAGGATTTATGTCAGCTTTTTGATACTTTTGAACCGGTGACAGTAGGTTATTTTGACCAAAAGATGTTCGACTTGTACAGTAATTTTCATTATATATTTGTTGGTAAGAAAAAGTAA
- a CDS encoding TetR/AcrR family transcriptional regulator, producing MSDEQNVTSERRNRTEEHLKSAFIKLIKEKGYHLVSVKDIVDTASYNRSTFYVHYQDKIKLAEDLLTSMFQGLEDSVGKPYVPGHKVYTERLNAPSFNIVSYIYQHRDFFELIKYDDTLPGLHTGFPQTILKIYKEQFIFETINNIPVNMDYFKRYTAYGFYGLILNWIKTDFKESREGFIQEVIDLTKTHIYSVKYVGK from the coding sequence ATGAGTGATGAACAAAACGTGACATCTGAGCGAAGAAATCGAACAGAAGAACATCTAAAATCAGCCTTTATAAAACTAATAAAAGAGAAGGGTTACCATCTCGTTTCTGTAAAGGACATTGTAGATACAGCCTCCTATAACCGTAGTACTTTCTATGTACATTACCAAGATAAAATTAAATTAGCTGAAGATTTACTTACTTCTATGTTTCAGGGGTTGGAAGATTCCGTAGGAAAACCATATGTTCCTGGACACAAAGTATACACGGAAAGACTCAACGCACCGTCCTTTAATATCGTTTCCTACATTTATCAACACCGGGATTTTTTTGAGCTGATAAAATACGATGATACTTTACCAGGATTGCACACGGGATTCCCTCAAACCATTCTAAAGATCTATAAGGAACAATTTATTTTTGAAACGATTAATAACATCCCCGTCAACATGGATTATTTTAAGCGTTATACAGCCTATGGCTTTTACGGACTCATTCTGAATTGGATCAAGACTGATTTCAAGGAATCTCGGGAGGGATTTATCCAGGAAGTGATTGATTTAACGAAAACGCATATTTATTCGGTTAAGTATGTAGGAAAATAA
- a CDS encoding FAD-dependent oxidoreductase — protein sequence MNKQKIVIIGAGIVGASMAYHLAKRNQDVTVIEQHPAAAREVTEKSFAWIHTTHRVAPEYWHLYDAALEEYHALQQELPELNIHWHGALTWGTPPLREQLHFQKLNREQLEALEPNLKEYPDEAMFVSEEGAVDPIGVTELLLSKAREYGAKIQLGTNVTQLQQENSRLVGIHTSKGFLESDVVVLAAGTGIPELCAPLGYHVPVTSSPSILIQMKTTNKLIRTLISNAQFEARQLTDHILLAAEDYIDESEENGPEAVGKRAFDTLRRSLKDGNQLELESIKVGMRPMPEDGYPIVGFHDHIKGLYLTVMHSAITLAPLIAHLAASEILDRESRSELDPCRLSRF from the coding sequence TTGAATAAACAAAAAATCGTGATTATTGGCGCAGGGATTGTCGGGGCGTCAATGGCCTATCATCTGGCTAAACGAAATCAAGATGTAACCGTAATAGAACAACACCCCGCCGCGGCGCGTGAAGTCACTGAAAAATCTTTTGCCTGGATACATACGACTCATAGGGTGGCTCCAGAATACTGGCATTTGTACGATGCAGCTTTGGAAGAATATCATGCGCTTCAGCAAGAGCTGCCTGAACTGAACATTCATTGGCATGGAGCGCTGACTTGGGGCACTCCGCCCCTAAGGGAGCAACTCCACTTTCAAAAATTAAACCGAGAGCAGCTTGAAGCATTGGAGCCGAATCTGAAGGAATATCCGGATGAAGCAATGTTTGTCAGCGAAGAAGGTGCAGTGGACCCTATAGGGGTAACGGAGCTGTTGCTCAGCAAAGCGCGGGAGTACGGAGCAAAGATTCAGCTTGGCACCAACGTCACACAGCTGCAGCAAGAAAATTCCCGCTTAGTCGGCATCCATACGTCCAAGGGTTTTCTGGAGTCGGATGTCGTGGTATTGGCCGCAGGTACAGGCATACCCGAACTTTGCGCCCCGTTAGGTTATCACGTGCCGGTAACGTCGTCGCCTTCCATTCTAATTCAGATGAAAACTACGAATAAACTGATACGCACATTAATCTCAAATGCACAATTTGAAGCGCGTCAACTGACAGATCATATACTGTTGGCTGCGGAAGATTATATCGACGAGTCGGAGGAAAACGGACCCGAGGCGGTCGGTAAGCGAGCGTTCGACACGCTGCGTCGCAGTCTGAAGGACGGAAATCAACTGGAACTGGAAAGTATAAAGGTCGGGATGAGACCCATGCCTGAAGACGGCTATCCGATCGTGGGCTTCCACGATCACATAAAGGGACTTTATCTGACGGTGATGCATTCTGCGATTACGCTGGCGCCGTTGATTGCGCATCTGGCTGCAAGTGAAATACTCGATCGGGAATCTAGAAGTGAATTAGACCCCTGTCGACTCTCCCGATTTTAG
- a CDS encoding ABC-F family ATP-binding cassette domain-containing protein, translating to MIKVDNLSFSFPQKELYKNISFTLEEAQHCAFIGTSGSGKSTLIDILMDPERYLFEGKLEIDPTCKIGYVSQFSQLDKTKETTVFEYIGEKFIKIQNEITSICTEMETSSDIDSLLEQYQLALDAFDAIGGDDFESNINKKLNQANLMKLKDVRVSDLSGGEFKLIQVMKEMLNSPDLMIMDEPDVFLDFDNLNALKNLINSHKGILLVVTHNRYLLNHCFNKIIHLENTEIQEFDGRYIDYNFSLLQTKVELQELAIADDEEIKRNDKTIVNLRVIATYNSHASRGKALKARVRFQERLEARRIKMPFVAIKQPNISFGIDNEIEDTIVVNVNNYSVAFDELLLDNVNFEIKSTDKVAIIGANGTGKTTLLRDIFKNNHESIEINADVKVAYLSQIQGEMLKDSNTILEEFIDAGFKTYDEVRSYLSNYGFEGEIVNQKIEALSGGEKNLLQLAKVSASKANVLLLDEPTSHLDTYTQIALEKAIEDYKGAILMISHDFYTVVNGMDYVLIIDDKSIRKMSMPEFRQMIYASHFDKGYLEAEQNKKSVEMKIELALKDTNFELAKVLVDELEELIKLL from the coding sequence ATGATAAAAGTTGATAACTTATCCTTCTCATTTCCGCAAAAAGAACTATATAAAAACATTTCGTTTACGTTAGAAGAGGCACAACACTGTGCTTTTATAGGAACAAGTGGCAGTGGGAAAAGTACATTGATAGATATACTGATGGATCCAGAAAGATATTTGTTCGAGGGCAAATTAGAAATAGATCCGACTTGCAAAATAGGGTATGTAAGTCAATTTTCACAACTAGACAAAACGAAAGAAACAACAGTTTTTGAATATATAGGGGAAAAATTTATTAAGATACAAAATGAAATAACATCTATTTGTACTGAAATGGAAACATCATCGGATATTGATTCGTTATTAGAACAGTATCAATTAGCTTTAGACGCATTTGATGCAATCGGTGGGGATGATTTTGAAAGCAACATTAATAAGAAACTAAATCAAGCAAACCTCATGAAGCTAAAAGATGTTAGGGTATCTGACCTGAGTGGCGGAGAATTCAAACTTATTCAAGTGATGAAGGAAATGCTTAATAGTCCAGACTTAATGATTATGGACGAACCAGATGTGTTTTTAGATTTTGATAACCTAAATGCGCTTAAAAATCTTATTAATTCTCACAAAGGAATACTGCTAGTTGTTACGCACAACCGATATCTATTGAATCATTGTTTCAACAAAATTATACACCTTGAAAACACGGAGATCCAAGAGTTTGATGGGCGATATATTGATTATAACTTCTCATTACTTCAGACTAAAGTTGAGTTGCAAGAACTCGCAATCGCTGATGATGAAGAAATTAAGAGAAACGATAAAACAATCGTTAATCTTAGAGTTATCGCAACTTATAATTCACATGCATCTAGAGGGAAAGCGTTAAAAGCTAGAGTTAGGTTTCAAGAAAGATTGGAAGCGCGTAGAATTAAAATGCCATTTGTCGCTATTAAGCAACCGAATATTAGTTTTGGTATTGATAATGAAATTGAAGACACCATTGTTGTAAATGTTAATAATTATAGTGTTGCCTTTGATGAGTTGCTTTTAGACAATGTTAACTTTGAGATAAAATCGACAGATAAAGTAGCCATTATTGGTGCGAACGGTACCGGGAAAACGACTTTACTCCGAGATATCTTTAAAAATAATCATGAATCAATTGAAATAAATGCTGATGTTAAAGTGGCTTATTTAAGTCAGATTCAAGGCGAAATGCTAAAGGATTCTAATACCATACTAGAAGAATTCATCGATGCTGGGTTTAAAACTTATGATGAGGTTAGATCGTATCTTTCAAACTATGGTTTTGAAGGAGAAATCGTTAATCAAAAGATAGAAGCTTTATCTGGTGGAGAAAAAAACTTGCTTCAATTAGCTAAAGTTTCAGCCAGTAAAGCAAACGTATTGCTTCTTGATGAACCGACAAGCCATTTAGACACCTATACACAAATCGCACTGGAGAAAGCCATTGAAGACTATAAAGGCGCGATTCTCATGATTTCTCACGATTTCTATACTGTTGTAAATGGTATGGATTATGTTTTAATCATTGACGATAAGTCGATTAGAAAAATGAGTATGCCAGAATTTAGACAGATGATTTATGCTAGTCATTTTGATAAAGGCTATCTTGAAGCTGAACAAAATAAAAAATCAGTTGAAATGAAAATAGAATTGGCTTTAAAAGATACTAATTTTGAACTTGCAAAAGTATTGGTTGATGAACTTGAAGAGCTGATTAAGTTGCTTTAA
- a CDS encoding DEAD/DEAH box helicase: MNIAAKLMQKFKDRDTQHKLQVYQDKVELIRKRNLEAWDDGQLQAESLRLREKAKSGTPLDELLIDAYALVCETAKRTLGLQPYDVQIIAAIALHERFLIEQHTGEGKTLSAVMPAYLNALTGEGVHVLTFNDYLANRDAEWMGPIYRFLGLTINSVQAGMNLSEKREAYAADITYVTAKEAGFDYLRDTIALGEADTVHRPFHYVIVDEADSLLLDEARVPLVIAGESGSSSNDGIRFAEVARHLEQVEHYDFDEFERNVYLNEAGSAKAESLLGCGNLYDSHNSHLLTSLNCALHVELLLKKDVDYIVRNGKIELIDEYTGRVAENRHLPDGLQAALAAKEGLQSISGGEILGTITLQHFLSLYPKICGMTATAYASAMEFEDIYALQVVQIMPNRPNIRIDHPYRIYTHKDAKLKALVKEIISVHATGRPILIGTSSVEESDMLAEALAVADVPCHVLNAKNDAKEAEIIAKAGEIGAVTVSTNMAGRGVDIRLGGGNPMQAEAVAKLGGLYVIGTHVNESVRIDDQLRGRSGRQGDPGASVIFVSLEDELLLQFGIDKAFRNLRQDEALEKPGLRSKIAHIQRVAMGQNFHIRQELNCYSDMVEDQRRILYEERLEILKGEKPMSPSEQRVRLFYIDEFWADHLAYVSYIREGIHLESLASRNPIDEFHVQIAQAYEQIPAKINSESENMLVRLEGSNDPAKWETFGLKSPTSTRTYIINDQYIQNKRSSWTPMTIMAYYIRKILRPVFGWSKI; the protein is encoded by the coding sequence ATGAATATAGCCGCCAAGCTGATGCAAAAATTCAAAGACCGCGATACTCAGCATAAACTGCAAGTCTATCAGGACAAAGTGGAGCTCATTAGGAAACGGAATTTGGAAGCATGGGACGATGGGCAGCTTCAAGCGGAATCCCTCCGGCTAAGAGAGAAAGCAAAATCGGGTACGCCTTTGGATGAGCTGCTTATCGATGCTTATGCGTTAGTCTGTGAGACAGCGAAAAGAACACTCGGATTACAGCCTTACGATGTTCAGATTATCGCTGCCATCGCTCTTCACGAGAGATTTTTGATCGAGCAGCATACCGGTGAAGGAAAAACACTCTCTGCTGTTATGCCTGCTTATCTAAATGCGCTGACAGGCGAAGGCGTTCATGTGCTGACTTTTAACGACTATTTGGCAAATCGAGATGCGGAGTGGATGGGCCCAATCTATCGTTTCCTAGGGTTAACTATAAACTCGGTTCAAGCGGGCATGAACCTGTCCGAGAAACGCGAAGCGTACGCCGCGGATATAACCTATGTTACAGCCAAGGAGGCGGGATTCGATTATTTGCGAGACACGATCGCACTGGGCGAAGCCGATACCGTACATCGTCCTTTCCACTACGTCATCGTCGACGAAGCGGATTCACTGCTTCTCGACGAAGCGAGGGTGCCGCTAGTCATCGCTGGCGAGTCGGGCTCTTCCAGCAACGACGGCATTCGTTTCGCAGAAGTGGCTCGGCACCTCGAGCAAGTAGAGCATTACGACTTCGACGAGTTCGAGCGGAACGTATATTTAAATGAAGCAGGTTCTGCGAAAGCGGAGTCGCTGCTCGGATGCGGCAATTTGTACGATAGCCATAATAGTCATTTGTTAACGTCATTAAATTGCGCGCTGCATGTGGAATTGTTATTGAAAAAAGACGTCGATTATATCGTCCGGAACGGTAAAATCGAGCTGATCGACGAATATACCGGCCGCGTGGCGGAGAACAGGCATTTGCCGGATGGGCTGCAAGCTGCACTTGCGGCCAAAGAAGGGCTGCAGTCGATATCCGGCGGGGAAATTCTCGGGACAATCACTCTTCAACACTTCCTTAGCCTATATCCGAAGATTTGCGGAATGACGGCTACCGCTTACGCCTCCGCAATGGAATTCGAAGATATTTATGCGCTGCAAGTCGTACAAATCATGCCGAACCGGCCAAACATACGGATCGACCATCCCTACCGGATTTATACTCATAAAGATGCCAAACTCAAGGCACTTGTAAAAGAAATCATATCCGTCCATGCGACGGGTCGTCCGATTCTCATTGGTACGTCAAGCGTCGAGGAATCTGACATGCTGGCGGAGGCGCTAGCGGTTGCCGATGTTCCTTGCCATGTTCTGAATGCAAAAAACGACGCAAAAGAAGCCGAGATCATAGCCAAAGCAGGAGAAATCGGCGCCGTAACGGTGTCTACCAATATGGCAGGCCGTGGCGTCGACATTCGGCTCGGCGGAGGCAACCCCATGCAAGCAGAAGCTGTCGCCAAGCTGGGTGGGCTGTACGTGATTGGCACACATGTGAACGAAAGCGTGCGGATCGACGACCAACTGCGCGGGCGTTCTGGCCGCCAAGGCGACCCGGGAGCTTCCGTAATTTTCGTAAGCTTGGAGGACGAGTTGCTGCTTCAGTTCGGCATCGATAAAGCGTTTCGCAATCTGAGGCAGGATGAGGCTCTCGAAAAGCCGGGGCTCCGCAGCAAAATCGCGCATATTCAGCGCGTTGCTATGGGTCAAAACTTTCATATCCGCCAGGAACTGAACTGTTATTCGGATATGGTGGAGGATCAGAGGCGAATTCTATACGAGGAGAGGCTCGAAATTTTGAAAGGCGAGAAGCCGATGAGCCCTTCGGAGCAGCGGGTACGACTTTTTTATATCGACGAGTTCTGGGCTGACCATCTGGCATACGTTTCTTACATTCGCGAAGGCATCCACTTGGAGAGCCTTGCTAGCCGCAATCCGATCGACGAATTTCATGTGCAAATCGCCCAAGCCTACGAGCAAATTCCGGCTAAAATAAATAGTGAGTCGGAGAATATGCTTGTAAGGCTCGAAGGTTCGAATGATCCGGCGAAGTGGGAAACGTTTGGTCTGAAGAGCCCTACTTCCACTCGGACTTATATTATCAACGATCAATACATCCAGAACAAACGCAGCTCATGGACTCCAATGACAATAATGGCTTATTATATTCGCAAGATTTTGCGGCCGGTATTCGGGTGGTCAAAAATTTGA
- a CDS encoding aminoglycoside phosphotransferase family protein, which produces MTQEEVLKGGNVNHIVRRENTVLRPTGYWSPCVHELLKHLEKQGFEGAPSFLGIDDSDREILTFISGEVPGNEYPELEPYMWSDETLVGLARLLRQFHDATAGSTLMTKSKWQLSYVNEREHEVICHNDAALYNVVFQKGIPVGLIDFDMAGPGPRMWDIAYSLYTSVPLASFEPDHSSGKTVKYQSDIHATERRKRIHLFFESYGTPVPNELSQWIIQRLTTMCDTLRNGAAEGNLAFKKMVDEGHLAHYESEIRFVADHFNDWIKN; this is translated from the coding sequence GTGACTCAGGAAGAAGTGTTAAAAGGCGGAAATGTTAATCACATTGTCCGTAGGGAAAATACTGTTCTCCGTCCCACAGGTTATTGGAGCCCGTGTGTTCATGAGCTTCTTAAACATCTAGAGAAGCAAGGCTTTGAGGGAGCACCAAGTTTTCTCGGAATCGACGATTCTGATCGTGAAATACTAACATTCATTTCAGGGGAAGTTCCAGGGAATGAGTACCCTGAGCTTGAGCCTTACATGTGGTCGGATGAAACGCTTGTAGGTTTAGCACGTCTTTTACGCCAGTTTCATGATGCGACTGCAGGATCAACTCTCATGACGAAGAGCAAATGGCAGCTTAGTTATGTCAATGAACGTGAGCACGAAGTGATATGCCATAATGACGCTGCATTGTACAATGTGGTCTTTCAAAAGGGGATTCCTGTGGGGCTCATTGATTTTGATATGGCTGGTCCAGGTCCACGTATGTGGGACATTGCTTATTCACTCTATACATCGGTTCCGCTTGCGAGCTTCGAGCCTGACCATTCTTCGGGAAAAACGGTGAAGTACCAATCGGATATACACGCTACGGAGCGCCGTAAACGAATTCATTTGTTTTTTGAATCGTATGGAACTCCCGTCCCCAATGAACTGAGTCAGTGGATTATTCAACGATTGACTACAATGTGCGATACGTTGAGAAATGGCGCTGCCGAAGGGAATCTTGCCTTTAAAAAAATGGTTGATGAGGGACACTTGGCTCACTATGAGAGCGAGATTCGATTTGTAGCAGATCATTTCAATGATTGGATAAAGAACTAA
- a CDS encoding family 43 glycosylhydrolase, with amino-acid sequence MRKRFISLFLSVTMLLSVLIGFNSSTSAADPIISSGNPIFTSIFTADPSARVWNDGRIYVYASHDIFPSRGSDLMDKYHVFSSDNMVDWVDEGEILSADDVPWGRPEGGFMWAPDAAYKNGTYYYYFPHPSDTNWNSSWKIGVATSDKPAKDFEVQGYIQGLPGSNLIDPNVFRDDNGTYYLYAGGGGASYGMKLGADMMSIDGPVKQFTELEDFHEATWVFKRGSIYYLMYSDNNPGANRMRYATSSNPLGPWTNRGVILDPVFGSETSHGSVVEYKGNWYMFYHNAKISSNGTLRSVAVDRLYFNSDGTIQKVIQTSEGVPAVGPRSTATEIKYYDLINESFDAYTQKTEYAMNMSNVSIGGGATRSGANVENMHTQGSYIQLNGINGGAGGKALLTVLYSSGDSGSAFKVDASGDTAGDGYFLSLPGTGGWGNYTGRTNRLIDLNSGTNNQIRLSGGMGGVNVSRVIVSLIPQTSQEAEYPMSGTNVSVGGGATKSGGNIENMHIPGSYFELTGVGGGLGGQKLLTVVYASADAQTTFKVNASGDLSGNGYSLTLPGTGGWSAYTGRASRIIDLNTGNSNVIRVSGGMGGANVSRVIISSIP; translated from the coding sequence ATGCGTAAAAGGTTTATAAGTTTGTTCTTGTCAGTAACGATGCTGCTGTCCGTCCTTATCGGATTCAATTCCTCTACATCAGCCGCGGATCCAATCATCAGTTCTGGAAATCCCATTTTCACTAGTATTTTCACCGCCGACCCTTCTGCTCGAGTGTGGAATGACGGACGTATTTACGTGTACGCGTCACACGATATCTTTCCTTCCAGAGGAAGCGATTTGATGGATAAATATCATGTCTTCTCGTCGGACAATATGGTCGACTGGGTGGACGAAGGAGAGATCCTGAGCGCGGACGATGTGCCGTGGGGACGGCCGGAAGGGGGCTTTATGTGGGCTCCGGATGCCGCATACAAGAACGGAACCTACTACTACTATTTTCCGCATCCTAGCGATACGAATTGGAATAGCTCTTGGAAGATCGGCGTGGCAACAAGTGACAAGCCCGCCAAGGATTTTGAGGTTCAAGGGTATATACAGGGGCTTCCTGGCAGCAATTTGATTGATCCTAACGTATTCCGCGACGACAACGGAACCTATTACCTGTATGCCGGGGGAGGAGGTGCCAGCTACGGGATGAAGCTTGGTGCCGACATGATGTCGATAGATGGTCCCGTCAAGCAGTTCACTGAGCTGGAGGATTTCCACGAGGCTACTTGGGTGTTCAAGCGGGGGAGCATTTATTATTTAATGTACTCCGATAACAATCCTGGCGCGAACCGGATGAGGTACGCCACCAGCAGCAATCCGCTTGGACCATGGACCAACCGCGGCGTCATACTGGATCCGGTATTCGGCAGTGAAACTTCGCATGGGTCCGTTGTGGAATACAAGGGGAACTGGTATATGTTTTATCATAATGCGAAAATCTCCTCTAACGGTACGCTGCGCTCCGTCGCCGTGGATCGGTTGTATTTCAATTCCGACGGGACAATCCAAAAGGTCATACAGACGTCCGAAGGAGTACCGGCTGTTGGACCGCGCTCCACCGCTACCGAGATCAAGTACTACGATTTAATTAACGAAAGCTTTGACGCATATACACAGAAAACGGAGTATGCCATGAATATGAGCAACGTATCCATAGGAGGAGGGGCGACCCGATCCGGTGCAAATGTTGAAAATATGCATACTCAAGGCTCCTACATTCAGTTGAATGGAATCAACGGCGGCGCAGGCGGGAAGGCGCTTCTAACCGTACTCTATTCTTCCGGGGACAGCGGGTCAGCCTTTAAGGTAGATGCGAGCGGCGACACGGCCGGAGACGGTTATTTTCTTTCCCTGCCTGGAACGGGAGGGTGGGGCAATTATACCGGTCGAACCAATCGTCTAATCGATTTGAATTCGGGCACGAACAATCAAATCCGGCTAAGCGGCGGTATGGGAGGAGTCAACGTATCGCGCGTCATCGTATCCTTGATCCCGCAAACGTCGCAGGAAGCGGAATATCCGATGAGCGGAACTAACGTGTCCGTAGGGGGAGGGGCGACGAAGTCGGGCGGAAACATTGAAAATATGCATATCCCGGGCTCCTACTTCGAGCTGACTGGGGTTGGCGGTGGGTTGGGTGGCCAAAAGCTTTTAACCGTGGTTTATGCTTCAGCGGACGCCCAAACAACCTTTAAAGTGAACGCCAGCGGCGACCTGTCGGGGAACGGCTATTCGCTTACTTTGCCTGGCACGGGAGGCTGGAGTGCCTACACCGGTCGGGCCAGCCGCATCATCGATTTGAATACAGGCAACAGCAACGTTATTCGGGTGAGCGGCGGCATGGGCGGAGCTAACGTGAGCCGAGTCATCATCTCGTCCATTCCGTAA